The genomic DNA ACAGATCATGGCGTTTGAGACGGATTTGCTGGAATACGGCGACATCTTTGACGGTTCTGCCGAAATTACGGCCAAGGTTGAAGAGCTCAAAGCCCAAGCCCGTGAAGAACTGAAGCGCCTGGACGAAATGGGCGGCGTCATCAAAGCCATTGAAGTCGGCTATATGAAGCAGCGCTTGGTCGAATCCAACGCCAAACGCTTGGCTGCGATCCAGGCGGGTGATTCAACCGTGGTCGGTGTGAACAAATTCACCGAAGGCGAAGCCTCTCCGCTGGTGTCGGGTGCGGAAACCTTCTTAACGCCGGACGCCGAAGCCGAAAAAGCCCAGATCGAAAACTTGAAAGCGTGGCGTGCCCAGCGTGACGACGCCGACGTTCAAGCAGCGCTGGTTGAACTGGAAACGGCGGCTAAAGAAGGCCGCAACATTATGGAAAGCTCCATCGCTTGCGCCAAAGCAGGCGTCACCACGGGTGAGTGGGGCAACAAGCTGCGCGAAGTGTTCGGTGAATACCGTGCGCCTACGGGTATCGCCGGAGCATCTCACGCCCCGGTGGTCGACATCGACGATGTGCGCACCCAGATCAATGAACTTAGCGACGACATGAGCACGCGCCCGCGTCTTTTGGTCGCTAAACCCGGCCTGGACGGTCACTCCAACGGTGCCGAACAAGTAGCTTTGGCCGCGCGTGACGCCGGTTTCGAAGTGATCTACGAAGGCATCCGCCAAACGCCGCAAGAAATCGTCTCCGCTGCCCTTCAAGAAGGTGTGCACGCGGTGGGCTTGTCGGTGTTGTCGGGCTCTCACTTGACCTTGGTCGAAGACGTGATGAAGGGCTTGAAGGACCAAGGTGCAGACGACATCCCCGTGATCGTCGGCGGCATCATTCCCGAACGCGACATGCAGGCGTTGAAAGATTTAGGCGTGGCCCGTGTGTTCACCCCAAAAGACTTCGAAATCGGCGCCATGTTGGCCGACATCGCCACAGTCATCGACAAAAACCGCGCGGCTTAAGCTGCAACTAATCGGATTTTGCAAAAGGGTTCAGTGCCGCAAGGCCTGAGCTCTTTTTGCGTTTGGTGACGGGGGCAATGACGGGGACCGGGTCGGTTTTGTCGTTGTAGGCACTTTCGTTTGGGACCAACGTGTTGAAGTTTTCGTCGATGTATTTCACAGCCCCTGCCCGGTAAGGTTTTTTGACCGGGGCCCAGCCGACCCAAAGGCCGCCGTTGATGTCGTACTCGACGACTTCGGACATTTCGCCGACTTGATGAAACGATGCAGCCAAGTCTGCCGAGTGCCCAGCGTAGACCCACTGGGGTTTCAAACCGCCGTGCCAGATCAGGAAGATGCCGCCCACGCCGGACAGGCCCAGTGCTTCGGGATCGATGGTCAAAAACGGCAAAAACGTGCCTTGGGGCGTGCGCACCCAATTGGGATCCACCGGTTTGGTGAATGTTGTCGGTTCGTCAGTGTCTTTGTCGAACAGCCCCATGGTTTTGCCTTTGCATGCTCCATTTGCGAATTCACACACGAATTCAACAGTATAATGAGGTCTGGATACCTTCTAAAACGTTAAGACAGTCATAGGGGCTGACAAGCCCACTCCAGCCATTTACGCGTTTCATCGTCCAAGAGCGGAGCGATCTTTTCAAAAACTTGGGTGTGATAAGCATTCACCCAGGCCCGTTCAGCGGGGCTTAGCAGATCGTCTTCTAATAAGGTGCGGTCGATGGGGGCCAAGGTCAATGGCTCAAACCCCATCATTTCGCGTTCAGCCCCTTTGGGCGCAGGCAACTGTTTGACGCAAATCAGGTTTTCGATGCGGATGCCGAAAGCTCCGGTTTTGTAGTATCCGGGTTCGTTGGACAGCACCATGCCTGTCGCCAGCGCAGCACCCACCCCGCGTTTGGAAATGGATTGCGGACCTTCGTGAACGCCTAAGTAGGTGCCGACCCCGTGTCCGGTGCCGTGATCGTAATCCAGTCCGACCTCCCAAAGGGCCCGGCGCGCCAAGATGTCCAACTCATAACCCTTGGTGCCGCGTGGGAAGACTTGGGTGGAAATGGCGATGTGGCCTTTGAGCACCCGGGTGAAGCGGTCGCGCATTTCCGCCGTGGGTTCGCCGATGGCGACCGTGCGGGTCACGTCGGTGGTGCCGTCCAGATACTGGGCACCCGAATCGACCAAATACAGCTCGCCGGTTTTGAGTTCGCGATCGCTGTCCTCTGTCACACGGTAGTGGACGATGGCGCCATTGGGCCCGGACCCGGAAATGGTCGGGAAGCT from Magnetovibrio sp. PR-2 includes the following:
- a CDS encoding protein meaA, encoding MTNESAPQAPKKAPAKDRPWLFRTYSGHSSAAASNELYRTNLSRGQSGLSVAFDLPTQTALDADDVLSRGEVGKVGVPISHLGDMKTLFNEIPLDKMNTSMTINAAASWQLSLLIATAESQGVDRSKLAGTTQNDIIKEYLSRGTYIFPPAPSMRLETDVISFTSKEMPKWNPMNVCSYHLQEAGAEPGEELAFAMANAITVLDMVKSSGAIAPQDFPTVVGRISFFLNAGIRFVTELCKARAFAELWDEICQTRYGVEDPKMRRFRYGVQVNSLGLTEAQPENNVYRIMIEMLSVVLSKNARARAVQLPAWNEALGLPRPWDQQWSLRLQQIMAFETDLLEYGDIFDGSAEITAKVEELKAQAREELKRLDEMGGVIKAIEVGYMKQRLVESNAKRLAAIQAGDSTVVGVNKFTEGEASPLVSGAETFLTPDAEAEKAQIENLKAWRAQRDDADVQAALVELETAAKEGRNIMESSIACAKAGVTTGEWGNKLREVFGEYRAPTGIAGASHAPVVDIDDVRTQINELSDDMSTRPRLLVAKPGLDGHSNGAEQVALAARDAGFEVIYEGIRQTPQEIVSAALQEGVHAVGLSVLSGSHLTLVEDVMKGLKDQGADDIPVIVGGIIPERDMQALKDLGVARVFTPKDFEIGAMLADIATVIDKNRAA